Proteins encoded by one window of Candidatus Acidulodesulfobacterium acidiphilum:
- a CDS encoding Trm112 family protein, with amino-acid sequence MNVKEMAEEFLACPKCLGNLIYKEIEEKEILICKNCRVYYPVEDEIPILLIEDAKSIDELKVGADENIF; translated from the coding sequence ATGAACGTCAAGGAAATGGCGGAAGAATTTTTAGCCTGTCCGAAATGCCTCGGCAATCTCATTTATAAAGAGATTGAGGAAAAAGAAATACTTATATGCAAAAATTGCAGGGTTTACTATCCGGTAGAAGACGAAATCCCTATTCTATTGATAGAAGACGCAAAAAGTATAGACGAACTAAAAGTCGGCGCCGATGAAAATATTTTCTAA